Proteins from one Chiloscyllium punctatum isolate Juve2018m chromosome 4, sChiPun1.3, whole genome shotgun sequence genomic window:
- the cfl2 gene encoding cofilin-2 yields the protein MASGVTVHDEVIKVFNDMKVRKSSSPEEVKKRKKAILFCLSDDKKQIIVEEAKEILVGEIGETVQDPYTSFVQLLPQTDCRYALYDATYETKESKKEDLVFIFWAPERASLKSKMIYASSKDAIKRKFTGIKHEWQVNGLDEIQDRIALAEKLGGNVVVSLEGISLHTDN from the exons ATG GCCTCTGGAGTAACAGTACATGATGAAGTGATTAAAGTCTTCAATGACATGAAAGTAAGAAAATCATCATCACCAGAAGAGgtcaagaaaagaaagaaagcGATATTGTTCTGCCTTAGTGATGATAAAAAGCAAATAATTGTGGAGGAAGCCAAAGAGATTTTGGTGGGTGAGATTGGAGAAACTGTGCAGGATCCTTACACTTCTTTCGTTCAGCTGCTACCTCAGACCGACTGTCGTTATGCTTTATATGATGCTACTTACGAGACAAAAGAATCAAAGAAAGAAGATTTGGTATTTATATTCTG GGCTCCAGAAAGAGCATCGCTCAAAAGCAAGATGATATATGCTAGCTCAAAGGATGCTATTAAAAGGAAATTTACAG GTATTAAACACGAATGGCAAGTTAATGGATTAGATGAAATTCAGGACCGTATAGCACTTGCAGAGAAACTGGGAGGCAATGTGGTGGTTTCACTTGAAGGAATATCCTTGCATACTGACAATTGA